The Caenorhabditis elegans chromosome II genome has a segment encoding these proteins:
- the H12I13.6 gene encoding uncharacterized protein (Confirmed by transcript evidence), with product MLFLVCSVILTAAVLVNCGKFKAKKVEEEIGGSMMFAPRRPPPGVEARPTIPTSMVYMENDDANSTWRQREEIFE from the exons ATGCTGTTTCTCGTCTGTTCTGTTATTCTCACTGCTGCCGTATTGGTGAACTGCGGAAAATTTAAGGCTAAAAAAG TCGAAGAGGAGATTGGTGGGTCGATGATGTTCGCACCGAGAAGACCACCGCCAGGCGTGGAGGCTCGCCCCACAATTCCAACATCAATGGTTTACATGGAGAACGACGACGCCAACTCTACCTGGCGTCAACGAGAGGAAATCTTCGAATAA
- the fbf-1 gene encoding Fem-3 mRNA-binding factor 1 (Confirmed by transcript evidence), translating into MDQSKMRYTNQFRKTPQKPTSTEVGNHHTPAHSPMAQHETSMWNFNSLNPYFSMLNMNDGMNYARHQQNHIVTSRPPTPLTDLMSLRSFQSFPNVFMPVSRSRTSSFIQSDTDSSRLEPDDFSQNVRYCSTEIDRNNSSSKNDHLKYSRPALSRNSRSFTRSNNVLPTWSLDSNGEMRSRLSLSEVLDSGDLMKFAVDKTGCQFLEKAVKGSLTSYQKFQLFEQVIGRKDDFLKLSTNIFGNYFVQEIIGMSLTTYDDDNIKRQEKLKNFISSQMTDMCLDKFACRVIQSSLQNMDLSLACKLVQALPRDARLIAICVDQNANHVIQKVVAVIPLKNWEFIVDFVATPEHLRQICFDKYGCRVVQTIIEKLTADSINVDLTSAAQHLRERALQRLMTSVTNRCQELATNEYANYIIQHIVSNDDLAVYRECIIEKCLMRNLLSLSQEKFASHVVEKAFLHAPMELLAEMMDEIFDGYMPHPGTGKDALDIMMFHQFGNYVVQCMLTICCDAVSGRRQTKEGSYDHANSFQVWLKKLHSRVTKERHRLSRFSSGKKMIETLAHLRSTHPIYGLQSSGHESFKTDCFSTASEHDGLELEKNGIEEGNLRLMRTFSP; encoded by the exons ATGGACCAATCAAAAATGCGCTATACAAATCAGTTCAGAAAA ACTCCGCAAAAGCCCACATCTACAGAGGTTGGAAATCATCATACTCCCGCACATTCGCCGATGGCGCAGCATGAGACATCAATGTGGAACTTCAACTCTCTCAACCCGTATTTCTCAATGCTCAATATGAACGATGGGATGAATTATGCTCGCCATCAACAGAATCACATTGTTACATCGCGGCCACCAACCCCGCTAACTGATTTGATGAGCCTCCGGAGTTTTCAGAGCTTT CCCAATGTGTTCATGCCGGTCTCGCGTAGCCGAACTTCATCATTCATTCAGTCTGATACGGATTCCTCGCGTCTCGAGCCGgacgatttttcacaaaatgtcCGATATTGCTCTACCGAGATTGATCGTAACAATagttcttcgaaaaatgaccATTTGAAATATTCGAG ACCCGCTCTATCGAGGAACTCTAGATCATTCACAAGATCAAACAATGTGCTGCCAACCTGGTCCTTGGATTCCAATGGTGAAATGCGTTCAAGATTGTCGCTCTCTGAAGTTTTGGATAGTGGCGATTTGATGAAGTTTGCCGTTGACAAAACTGGGTGCCAGTTCCTCGAAAAGGCCGTGAAGGGCAGCCTGACATCTTATCAGAAGTTCCAATTGTTTGAACAAGTTATTGGGAGAAAAGATGATTTCCTT aaattgagcaCGAACATCTTTGGAAATTATTTCGTACAAGAAATCATTGGAATGTCATTGACAACTTATGATGACGACAACATAAAGCGAcaagaaaagttgaagaacTTCATCAGTTCCCAAATGACAGATATGTGCTTGGACAAATTTGCGTGTCGTGTTATCCAATCCAGTCTCCAGAACATGGATTTATCCCTTGCGTGTAAACTTGTTCAAGCTCTACCTCGTGATGCTCGTCTTATCGCAATCTGTGTTGATCAAAATGCCAATCACGTCATTCAGAAAGTCGTAGCTGTCATCCCACTGAAGAATTGGGAGTTTATCGTGGATTTTGTTGCAACCCCAGAGCACCTCCGTCAGATTTGTTTTGATAAGTATGGGTGCCGTGTTGTGCAAACTATAATCGAAAAACTCACTGCTGATTCAATAAACGTTGATTTAACTTCCGCTGCTCAACATCTTCGTGAACGAGCACTCCAACGCCTCATGACTTCTGTGACTAATCGGTGCCAAGAATTAGCTACGAACGAGTATGCCAATTACATAATACAGCATATTGTATCCAATGATGATCTGGCCGTATATCGGGAATGTATCATAGAGAAATGCCTCAT GCGCAATCTTCTTTCGTTATCCCAGGAAAAGTTTGCGTCTCATGTTGTAGAGAAAGCATTCCTACATGCACCAATGGAACTTCTTGCTGAAATGATGGACGAGATTTTCGACGGATACATGCCACACCC gGGCACTGGAAAAGATGCTCTCGATATCATGATGTTCCATCAATTCGGAAACTACGTCGTTCAATGCATGCTGACTATTTGCTGTGATGCTGTGTCTGGAAGACGACAAACGAAAGAAGGGAGCTATGACCATGCAAACTCATTCCAAGTTTGGCTCAAAAAGTTGCACTCGAGAGTTACGAAAGAAAGGCATCGCTTGTCAAG gtTCTCATCCGGCAAAAAGATGATCGAGACGCTTGCCCATCTCCGTTCAACTCATCCGATTTATGGACTCCAATCTTCGGGACATGAATCATTCAAGACGGATTGCTTCAGTACTGCTTCCGAACACGATGGTCTAGAGTTGGAGAAGAATGGAATCGAGGAAGGTAACCTGAGGCTCATGCGAACTTTCTCACCATAA